aatattttatatcaaatatattgacACAAGGATTATAGATAAACATAACTTCAAGTTGTGTTTTATTCCATTTACATCTgccaaaaaaaatgtatttaactaaattttactgtttaaatatCTCTTAATAACAAATGCAAAAGCTTTAACACAGATGCTACGTTTCACCATGCTCTTTACACGAAATATTAACTATATCAAGATTTCTAATCTACGGGACATTTTCTTCTAACCTATGAGTCATACACGTGCTGACGTGGGAAGCAAAATCTATGACATTTACACAATCCCATCAAATGCACAGATTTAAAATCTAACTACTATCAATACACATTAATATTCATGCTCTAAAATTCCAAATGATTAAATCATATGCTTCCAATACACTCATAGTTACAGGGCTTGACGCTTATTCTTGTACTTTGTTGCCCTTCGGGCAACCTCCTAGACATTTTCACTTGCCCGAATGGATTTTTTACTTGCCCAATTTTTCGGGGgctcattttgttgttttatttcacataaaaacacattttgtgaTTCAACCTGCACATCAGGGCTcgatgtatttgaaataaagatgaaCAAGCAAATGCgtaaaaatatctttttgaTTAAAAGGTAAACAgtcaatgaaatataacaaatggAAATGAGATCCTGACGAAGGCTTTTTGAAACAAGAATAAGTGACTAGAACATAgttttacaatgataaaatatcttcatgaaaaacaacacaaaccgCCTAACCTTCAGTTACATAATTCATAACTTTTGTCATCTTTAGcacaaagtaaaataaaaattaaaataagatattaagtaaaataaattaaattatcaatttaaaatcatcattcaaagtcactaatataatacaatacaattctGGAATCCTACATTCATACAAGGTCTAGCATTCAATAACATAGAAGGCACATAACTTTTATGACATCTATCATCATCTTGAGcacaaagtaaaataaaacttaaatagaatgagtaaaatatatgaaattgcaaatttgagatcatcttttaaaagtaaattaatcatattgcaaaataaagcattgcACATAACATACAATGGTCCTTGAgtacataataatatacataaataacataataaaaaaacacctaTGATCTTCAATGAGATCATCATGAGGCTAATGAAGagtaatttaaatcatatttttaaagtaaatgaaagatattaaaacaaaaatcacatattaAAGCACTAGTATAAAGCACATGTTAACATGCAATGACATAAGTGTCAACAACAAGTACTGAATAACTAattataaatcatcatcatcagtgtCACTCTCATTTCCAAAGTTTGGACGACGCTGCCGTTGGCCCCGGGTCCACCACAGGTGTGCAGCTCGTGTGGCATTGAATCGCTCAAGACTTGGACCTTCAAGTGAAACACACAGTAAATTGTCCAAAGTTTCGGTGTTAAGGCAGGCTCTACAGTCTGACTTGATTCTCTTTACAGCAGAGAACCCCCTTTCACAGACAGCAGATGACATTGGCAATGTCAGGATGACCTCAATGAGGTGGGCAATGTTGTCTGGACCAGCAGAGTGAAGGACCTCCTGTATTGTTGGCAACACAGCTGCGTTCCTAAATCTCCTGGAAAGGCTGGCTTTGATTGAAGTCCACTCTTGAGGGATCATAGCAACATCACACCCACGTCTCACCAATACATGACTGAAATGAGCTACCAGCTGGGTAATTTCTGCATTACCATAGAGTGCCAACGCTTGCCTGTCTCGTGGCCAGTCTTTGCAGTCAAAGACTCTTGCCGCCTGAATAACAGGGTCTTGGTGGCCAAACCGGGCGTTCATTTTGTCCATGACGCTTTCTGCCACATTACGGAAGTCGTACAGCCTGTCTGGGTCAAAGTGTTTAATTGGTTGTCCCTTAAACTGCCAACAGCCGTCCTGATTTTGATGGATGTGACTGGTGAACTCTAGGAATTTTTCTCCAGGTTCTGCCTGAAGTTGCACCAGCATCAGGTTTGCCATCTCCATAGCGTCGAGGTACTCTAGAGCTGTGATAGAGCTTGTCTGAAATGTAAGACTAAGCTGTGCAACCACCTGAAGTAAGTCCTGAAGGAAGGCCATGAAACGTAGCACTCGCCAGTCTTGAAGTTTGGTTGCCAGATGTTTTGCCCTTCCCTTCACTGCATCCGTAGCTTGATTTGGTCCAGCCTGCGATACATGCTCAAAATGAGTACGTATTGCAGAGTACCCCTTCATCAGAGCATCTGATGCTTTCATCACATGTGGAAGCCATCTTGTCCCCTGAAGCCGCTGTGGCTTAATGAACCGATCTTCCATGGTCTCAGCTATGGTCTTCAATTCTCTTAATGCCTTCGGGGAGTAGTGGTAGTGCTTGTGCATTTGGTAAAGCATCTCCTGCACT
The sequence above is drawn from the Mya arenaria isolate MELC-2E11 chromosome 14, ASM2691426v1 genome and encodes:
- the LOC128215887 gene encoding zinc finger protein 862-like; protein product: MASRQSTLSSFFNVSNVRTAQSSEKKTSYEIKRKRCWVESCGNAFPGLRDSENGLICGTCERHRNLAGSSSFLTGCISYRITTIQAHFATASHIRCRETDMVAERQHEGNVPGPMDAVLNRLSDEEAALLKQKFNTAYFVMHHEMPWTVYPNLLKLQVKNGSNINFLKSYQSDKACSRFGGYIAQAVREPIQAALQEAKSISVMFDGATDCSVSEVEIIYCRLVKDGVPREYFVGLQELEHAHSNGVFSAINEAMIKFGCHDWLDKLVGAGSDGASVNIGRNNSVKTRMMEGRQHVVFTHCVAHRLELGVLSGIKDHPMLVTVQEMLYQMHKHYHYSPKALRELKTIAETMEDRFIKPQRLQGTRWLPHVMKASDALMKGYSAIRTHFEHVSQAGPNQATDAVKGRAKHLATKLQDWRVLRFMAFLQDLLQVVAQLSLTFQTSSITALEYLDAMEMANLMLVQLQAEPGEKFLEFTSHIHQNQDGCWQFKGQPIKHFDPDRLYDFRNVAESVMDKMNARFGHQDPVIQAARVFDCKDWPRDRQALALYGNAEITQLVAHFSHVLVRRGCDVAMIPQEWTSIKASLSRRFRNAAVLPTIQEVLHSAGPDNIAHLIEVILTLPMSSAVCERGFSAVKRIKSDCRACLNTETLDNLLCVSLEGPSLERFNATRAAHLWWTRGQRQRRPNFGNESDTDDDDL